The Girardinichthys multiradiatus isolate DD_20200921_A chromosome 7, DD_fGirMul_XY1, whole genome shotgun sequence region TTAAAATTCAGAATATACATTTAAAGTGTCTTCTAAAGGAGCCTTGGCACTCAGTACAAAAGATATTTTGGTAACATTATGCTCGTTTTGTTGACTTAAATGTTTCACTGGTTTGATGGACAACAACTTGAATAAAACCTATATAACACTTGGTGGGTATGTAGAGGTGGAAAGATACAAATATTTGTACTTTCTAACCATTTTCATGCTGTACATTCTGATCATTTGCTGTAATTGCACAATTGTTTATGTTATTGTAATTCACCAAAATCTTCATGAACCCATGTACATTTTCATAGCagctttgttgctgaatgctgTTCTTTTTAGCACTGCGATCTACCCAAAGTTTTTGATTGACTTCATGTCTCAGAGACAGATCATATCGCACACGTTGTGCCACTTtcaatatttcttattttatacTTTAGGGGGTGCAGAGTTCTTATTATTAGCAGCCATGGCATATGACAGATATGTGTCTATATTTAAGCCTCTACAATATCAAAATTTGTTGAGGAAAACTACCATCTGTAATCTGTTGTTATTGGCCTGGGTTTTGCCTGGATGTCTTGTTGCTGGATCGACTATACTGACAGCTAATCACAGACTTTGTAACTTTAACCTGGAAGGAATTTTTTGTAACAATTCAATTTATAAGCTTCTTTGTGAAATTTCACATACATTGTCCTTGTTGGGTGTCATTATTTTGCTCAGTATTGCATTTTTACCCTTTCTTTACATAGTTTGTACCTACACAAGGATCCTTATCATGTCTTATAAGAGTAGTAAAAATGTCAGGAGAAAAGCTGCACAGACATGTTTACCTCACCtgctggttttaataaacttttcaTTGTTCTGTGCTTATGATGTGATTGTTGTTAGAGTGGAATCAGATATCTCAAAACCAGCACGCTTATTAATGACTTTCCAAGTACTATTATATCACCCTCTCTTTAATCCAATTATCTATGGcttgaaaatgaaagaaatctcCAAACACATTAAGAGGTTATTTGATTGTGTACAATAATTCAGTGTTTTATAAGTGACACATTTTACCTTTTCATTCCTAATTTTACAGCAACTGcagaataacttttttttcatcataacaCAAATATTAGAGATAagatattgaaatgcacatgtcagacagtttttttttttgaaagaagTGTATATAAAAAGTATCAGTGTAACTAACCCTAGccgtaaccctaaccctatttttgcaaagaattgttataaaaacaatagtttctgggctgcacggtggcgcagttggtagcactgttgccttgcagcaagaaggtcctgggttcgattcctggctgggggtctttctgcatggagtttgcatgttctccccatgcatgcgtgggttctcactgggtactccagcttcctcccatagtccaaagacatgcctgttaggttaattggttaatctaaaattgcccttaggtgtatgaatgaatgagtgtgtgcatggttgtttgtgtgttgccctgtgatggactggcgacctgtccagggtataccctgcctcttgcccacaGACTGCCGGAAATAGGcaaataagcagtagaaaatgactgactggctgacAATAGTTTCTCCATCACAATTGTGATTTACTCCTTTGCCTTCCTTTTTGATTAATGacatttttgttggttttgtttAGTAGCTGCTTCCCTAAATCATCTGCTTCCCACATTTCAGAAACattgcatgtttgtttttctctcaaaGTTGACTGTGTGTTGGACTGGGAAGCTATATTGGGTGTACCTCaattgtatgtaaatatttaattacaaTAACTGTACGTTTTTTTACCATACCCAAACTtttcactgaaaataaaaagcaacattAACTTAATGTGTAAGAGATACATATAAGATATTCAATACAcctatttaaaaatgtcttaagAAAGGGTTTGTTATTAAGTTCTATTAAGCTAATCTAAACAACACTATTGAATTTCCACAGTTCCTCTATTCTCTCTATTTGAGAGAtttgtttcacttttaattCCTCATTGTTTTATTACCAATTATTACTTGTTTTATCTGTCTATTTACATAATTTGATTATTTCTGATGATTTCATTGCGTGGGTCTCTAGtggtaaaattattttatttttgtttttaacctatGTAAATCAATTTATAATAACTTGATTGTATGAAAAAACTCTAAATAAAGCTTGATTGATTAATAAGTTCTACTGTTGGTTTAAAACCACCTGATAGGTGTATATtcccagaatcagaatcagctttattgccaaatttgtacagacaaaaaaacatttgacaccggtacactttgctctcagtgagaattttacctttttttttgtatatataatagtggaaataaagaatatctttttaaatgtacatatatacacaaacgatttttacaaaataatataatgtgagatcagtccaagtatgcatggcgTTGTTCTGgtctgtcaagtgttcatcagagaaacagccttggggaagaaactgtctctgtggcggctggttttaccAGACAGCGCTCTGCAGCGCCGACTTGAAGGTAAAACCCTAAACTGTttttgtgcagggtgtgtgggctCTGCAGAGATTTAAGCTTCCCTTTTCCTTACCCTAGCCCTGTATAAGCCccggatagagggaaggtcagccctgatgatcctttCTGCAGACTGGATTTTTCATTGTAGTCTGGACCTGTACtgtttttgtggatgagccaaaccacactgagatggacaaagacagaCTCAATtgtggcagtgtagaagatgaccagcagctcctgtggaagtttgtccttgagttgcctcaggaagtacagtataagctgggccttcttccaaacgTCTATGTCCATGTTGATCcactggtgatccactgacaggtggaggccgggaCTTTGAGCTGGGTGAGGTTCTGGTGGAAGCTGTGTGGgttgaagtccacaaacaggatcctggcatacatccttgggtggtcgaggtgttgcagcatTAAGTGCAGTCCCAAGGTGACTGCACTCATGTACTTTGTTATCAATAAACCTCAAAACATACTTAAAATATACACATAAAATAATGTGTATTTACACTAGTACCACCTAAAAATCACATCAGTCTGTAATTTCTCAATGTAGCAgcagattttaaatgttttacaacacaaaataaaactaaagtgtATGCAGGGGCTCATATATATGTCTCGATTGGACTTTATTTTAACGACCACTAGATGTCCTATTTGGGTACTGTCTACTGAAAGTCTCAACTTTGTATCTGAAAATGAGGCAAGTTAATTTGCTTCTTCATTTTTAGGGTCACTGAAGTAATAGTGGACATAGAACATTGACTTCCTCTCTTTTTTTGTTGACAGACAAGCGACAATGTTGCAACTTGCTTAGGGAGGAGACACATTTTCATATCCATAATAGAATCGAATAGCAGTCCTGTCCCAGAGGTACTACACTTTCTTAATACTGGTAGATAAGATTGATAAAATTGGCAGTAATAGTTGTGGCACATCATGCTGGCCATGACAAAAACATGTCTGGAGTTTTCTATGGCTTTGTACTTAGGCATCATTGAAACATTATGTCCTTCCTGCATAGTCAGTATGAAGAAAGCCATCTGAATTGACATTTTGCGAGCTCTTGATATACCTCCTTCAGTTGCTTGCTGTGATGCTTTTGTTAGCACATGACCACAACCACAGATTGCTTGGGGGTCTGTGGCTTTCTTCTGCaagcatttaaatgtaaaacatctaactgaattaaattaccagaAAATTAGGaactttaacaaaatagtaaaaaCAGAGCAAACTAAAAGAAAGATTGAGAATAAACAACCAAAAGGgccatggtggtgcagttggtagcactgttgccttgcagcaagaaggtcctgggttcaactcccagccaggggtctttctgcatggagtttgcatgtccttctcatacatgtgtgtgtgactctaaggttaattggtctctctacattgctcataggtgtgaatgaatgtgtgcatctgtgttgcactgtgatggactggcgacctgtccagggtgtactcagTCTCCTGCccatggactgctggagataggcacccgcttccccgcaacccactatggaagaggTGGTAgcaaatgactgactgatgacaaCCACAAAGTGTGTGTCATATCGTTAGCCTGATAGCATAATACCCTAAGGTAATTTCTTTGAAAATCATCACAAATATTAATGATGGTATGATTGAATGGTAATCCTATACTGATGATTGATGaataaaaaatgctaaaaggtttaaaacttGTTAATTAGCTCTATATGTAAGGAAGATGTTAATCCACTGCAACgtatgaataaaaacaatgaaataaagtaATAGTTTGGATCTGTAAACTGAAGTTAGTGCTGTAGCTAAAGTTTAATACTGTTGTGTAGTTTAAGAGGAACATAAATACTGAGTAAGCAGGGAGAGGAGCAGATGCTGGAGAACTGGACAAATGGGAGCAGTGACTTGTGGAAAATCCCTGAGAAAAAAGGGGAACTGCCAGCACAAGGCAGATGACTGAGACAATGATGGCGCATTTGGACTcgagctggtttgagcaatcctCACATAATTAGGGAGTAGGAGGGAGAGGTTTAGCTAACCGGACAATGAAAGTTGCCATATACAAAAGTTCTCTAATGACTGCCATAGCCAACTCAGAATACAGACAGTGGACACAGGACTTTGTGGACTGGTGCCCGCAGAACCACCTCCTGATCAACGCGGGGAAAAAATAAGGAGCTGTTGGTGGATTTCCACAGGCACAGACCTACCACACTAAAAGCTGGGCACATTCAGGGAATTAACTTTGAGATAGTGGAATCTTATAAGTACCTTGGTATTCACGTGAACAATGAACTAGACTGCAGTCACAACACTAATGCTCTTTACAGGAAGGGGCATTGCAGACGCAACCTGCTGAGGAGACAGAGATATTTTGGAGTGCAGAGGCGTTTCCAGAGACATTTTTTTACTCTGTAGTGACATCAGCCATCTTATATGGAGTTATGTGTTGGAGCAGCAACTTACCTACTGCTAAGAAGAAACTGTTGGATAAGGTCAACAGGAAGGCCATGTCAATCCTAGGATGCCCCCAGTACAGTGCAGGTTGTGGGAGACAGAAGTACTGTGGCAAAAAATAACTACTGTTGGACAGTGTCTCCCACCCCATACAATACcctgttgcagaactggagagctccttcacTGACAGACTGGTGCACCCTAGGTGCACACAAGAGCActtccttcctcccagcagctgttagattTTATAGCCATCATGCTCTCACCCAGCTCAATAATTCCTCTTTTCCACCGGCTCGTTTTAGGCGGTGCGGCTCCGCTTCACTTGGTTTCGCTCTACTCGGGTATGGTACCAGTTGTATTTCTATTGACCCACTCACGGCTGGAGTTATGGCAGCTATTACTCCGCCTTCAGCTTTGTAGAACTTGGTGACAAGCCATCATTTGAATCGGGCATGCTGGAGCAGGGGCACATCTaaaacacagatttccactagatcctgaaaaaaagaaaaaaaaaaaaaactttccaagAAAAAGTATTGGTTGGGAGGTTGACATTTTAGAAACTCAAGCTGTTTGGCGGCAGGACAGATTTTTAGCAAAAGTTGCAGTGATAACAAGAATAAAAAGTAAACCATGATCATGGTGCTGAAAACCCCAAATCTTAGCCTAATGAAACCTTACAGAAATCATAAGTGAATTTATGTTGGAAATGTTACTAAGTGAAACTTATAcattcattaattatttattattgagaaaaacaaatataccTTAATTAGATAAGAATTAATGTTAAAGCTATACATACCCCAGGTTCCCCAATAAGCATCAGGCTTCATTTGAGAGTTAAAGCTACTTCATTTAGACATGAGTGAAATGCACCTCTATTTGTAGTTGTTATTTAGTCCTTTATATTGTAGCATGTTCTGTAGTTAAATTGTTCCAGAGCATTTTTACAGTTATACATGTCTGCAGCAGCCCTGTAGTTTGGACGTTTACGACAGTTTACAGCAGGGAGGGGGAGCAGACGGGAAGAAAAAGGAGACGgggtttttctctctctctgactgGTTCTGTGCGGCGTGGCTGTGGCCAACAACAGCTATTTCAATAAATCGTTCCATCGTTACCGAGAGTCATTCTTAAGTCAACCTCTCTTGGATGCTGCTACTGGTGGTGTGTCCAATACTGATGCTGCACAGGCAGTTATTCCACCCACTTGTGTTGCCGACATCAGGACCAGCAGCACAGACACAGCCTGTGCACTCGTGAACCAGAAGGAAAGGATGGAGGTGCTGCAGGTGTTACTGCAGAGGAGTGCTGTGGATCTGGATAACTACCAGAAGGAGATGCTGTGGAGTCTCTTAAGAGAATTTCAAGACTGCTTCTCATGTGAGGAGGATGAGCTGGGGTGTACCTCTCTGGTGCAGCACTCCATTGATACTGGGGAGGCGGAGCCCATACGTCAGTGTCCACGGTGTCTTCCCCTAGGTCGTCAGGCAGATCAGGTGCTGGAGAAAATGCAGTGGATGGGCATTATAGAGCCTTCTGAGAGCCCCTGGGCATCGCCTGTGGTTATAGTGCCAAAGAAAGGGGGGGAGTGGCGTTTTTGTGTCGACTACAGATGACTCAATCAGGTCACCAAGAAAGATTCATACCCCATTCCACGTGTGGACGAATGCCTAGACTTGGTGGCTGGATCCTCATGGTTTTCTTCCATGGATTTAAGGAGCGATTACTGGCAGGTTCCCCTGGCCCCAGATGCGCAACCCAAGACTGCTTTCTGCACGGGCAAAGGACTGTTGCAATTTAAAGTGCTTTGTTTTGGCCTGTGCAATGCACCTGCCACATTTGAGCATTTGATAGAGCGGGTGTTGTCGAGTGTTCCACGGACAGTGTTTGGTGTTCTTAGATGACATTCTGGCTCATGGGGACTCTTTTGATTCCGGTGTGAGAGCGCTGTGCAGGAGAGCATTAGAGAGGCAGGGCTGAAGTTGCACCCTGATAAGTGCAGATTATTGACCAGACAATTGATTTTTTTAGGCCACATCATTGGCAGCGAAGGAGCGGgaactgctgaagaaaaggtgCGAGTTATCAATGAGTGGCCCACACCATCTGGTCAGAGacagttaaaaggttttctgggGCTGGCGTCCTAGAGGAGGTTTGTGCAGGGGTTTTCATGTATTGCATCCCCCTTGTTCTGGCTGTTACAGAAGGACTAGCCATTCATCTGGTCACAGGACTGTGAAAAGTCTTTTGCTAGCCTGAAGCGGGCCCTCACAAGTGCACCCATCTTGGCACCACCAGACCCACAGTTACCCTTCCTCCTGGACACTGATGCAAGTGGTGTGGGTCTAGGGGCAGTCCTGTCGCAGGTGAGACCTGAAGGAGAAAGAGTAGTGGCTCTGAGTAAGGCGGAGCGAAGGTATTGCATCACCCCCAGAAAGCTGCTGGCTGTTGTTTTGGCCATCCGTCATTTCAAATATTACCTGTGTGGACACTCCTTCACCATACGTACCGAAACTTGGTGGGAGCCGGCGCTGTCTTCTTGGGCGCCGTGGTGTGATAACCTCCCCCAGGAGCTCCGCCCTTGATTGAGGATATTCCTCCTGCCCACCCCCAGTGGCCGTTGGACTGGGGGTTGCACTCACCACTGAAGAAGACCATGTGGCTGGCACTCCCTTGTCCTGACCTAGTTCCAGAGGAGCCACAGTGCCCCTGTAAGGTGCGAGTCTTTCCCGGTGCAGAGCTACCCGGCGTCCCCGTGGAGGCAACTGCACCCAGGTGTTAGGTGTGTAGTTCTGAACTGGATGAAAAGCTTTCTAAGCAACAGGTAATAAGCAACAGGCTGTGCAATTATGTGATTTTCAGTCATCATGCTTGGACATTGTGCTGTCCCCTGGGGTTACTACTGGgaacaaaactgtttattttaagtGAAATACTTAAGGTTTCAAAAAACATTGGGTTGGAGAGTGGCGTGGAGGGTGtccttttttttatgtgtgatcacCGGCATTTGGATTGGCTGAGTGGTGGCAGTGGAGATAAGCTGGTTGGCTTCTTTCTTGGCTATTATTGCAGTGgctgtgatgtggtgtgtttgtgtggatgcAGGGGCATGTTGGGGGCCGCCGGGCCCTTGTGCGTGCCACAGGCCAGGGATCTCTTGCCGGGTTAGTTTGTCctatcttggtgtggggtcaggTTGTCTGTTATGAGTAAGATGCTCGGTGGTGTCTGCTCTGGTGTGTTTGTGGACTGGTGCTTTGTGCAGGGCCCTTGCGTTGCAGTCGAGGCGTGCTGTGTGATGAAGGACAGCGATTGGACCaaggtctcgggtctctggatcaatggctggatctgctcatcCGTTCAAAATTGTTGTGTTATAAAATATAACActgtagataaaatacattgatgaaaAATACCATAtatttgta contains the following coding sequences:
- the LOC124871399 gene encoding olfactory receptor 11A1-like; translated protein: MDNNLNKTYITLGGYVEVERYKYLYFLTIFMLYILIICCNCTIVYVIVIHQNLHEPMYIFIAALLLNAVLFSTAIYPKFLIDFMSQRQIISHTLCHFQYFLFYTLGGAEFLLLAAMAYDRYVSIFKPLQYQNLLRKTTICNLLLLAWVLPGCLVAGSTILTANHRLCNFNLEGIFCNNSIYKLLCEISHTLSLLGVIILLSIAFLPFLYIVCTYTRILIMSYKSSKNVRRKAAQTCLPHLLVLINFSLFCAYDVIVVRVESDISKPARLLMTFQVLLYHPLFNPIIYGLKMKEISKHIKRLFDCAVIPPTCVADIRTSSTDTACALVNQKERMEVLQVLLQRSAVDLDNYQKEMLWSLLREFQDCFSCEEDELGCTSLVQHSIDTGEAEPIRQCPRCLPLGRQADQVLEKMQWMGIIEPSESPWASPVVIVPKKGGEWRFCVDYR